A segment of the Sphingomonas kaistensis genome:
GTCGCGCGCGCCGGGGGCAGTGGCGCAAGCCGCGAGGCTCAGCGTGGCGGCAAGACAGGCGGCGCGTAGGGATCGTTGCATACGGTCGGGTCCTCGTCGGCATCCTCGCCGAAAATCTCGGCGGCTTCGTCACGGTCGCGTTCGGATTCGCCGATCGGCTTGGCCAGCGCAAGGACGATGTAGCCGGCAATACCGGAAAGGATCGAGCCGAGCAGGGTGCCGATCTTGGCTTCCTCGACGAGCATATATTCGTCGAACGCCAGTTCGCCGATGAACAGGCTCATGGTGAAGCCGACCCCGCAGAGCAGGGCGGCGCCATAGACGTGGGCCCAGCGCAATGCTTCGGGCTTGCGGGCAAGGCCGGTGCGATCGGCGATCCAGATCGCGCCGAACACGCCGAGCTGCTTTCCGACGAACAGGCCGGTCGCAACCCCGAGGGGAAGCGGCCGCAGCAGTTCGTCGAGGCCGGCAAGGGTGACGCCCGCGCTGGCGAGGCCGAACAGGGGGACGATGCCGAACATCACCAGCGGATGCAGCTTGTGCTCCAGCTTCTTGAGCGGTGATACCGCCTCGCCCCGGCCGAGCGGGATGGTGAGTGCGGCGACGACGCCGGCGATGGTGGCGTGGATGCCCGACTGGAACACTGCCAGCCACAGCAGCGGAAACAGCAGCAGGTAGGGCCACAACCGGCGCACGCCGAACAGGTTCAGCGTCGCCATCGCGCCGACCAGCAGGGCGCTGATCGCCAGCGCCGTCATGTTGATCTCGGCCGTGTAGAAGACCGCGATGATGGCGACCGCGCCGATGTCGTCGATGATCGCGATGGTCACCAGCAGCACCTTGATGCTGGCCGGCACGCGCGGGCCGAGCAGGGCCAGCAGCCCGAGTGCGAAGGCGATGTCGGTCGCCGCGGGGATCGCCCAGCCGGAGGACAATGCCGGGTCAAAGCCGGTGGTCAGCTTGTAGACCAGTGCCGGTACCGCCATCCCGAGCGCGGCGGCGATGATCGGCAATTTGCGCGCTTCGGGCGTGGCGAGCTGGCCGTCATACCATTCGCGCTTCACCTCCAGTCCGACCAGCAGGAAGAAGATCGCCATCAGCGCGTCGGCGATCCAGTAATGGACCGTCAGCGGCCCGACGTCGGTTTCGAGCAGGAGGTGATAGGCCTCCGCCAGCGGGCTGTTGGCGATCAGCAGCGCAAGCGCCGCCGCCCCCATTAGCAGAAGACCAGCGGTCCGCTCGCTATTATGTGCAGGCCCTGCCATGCCGCAGGGCCTTGCACAGCTATTCGGCGATGCGCAACCGCGTCAGCCGACCGTGACGTCCAGCGTCATCTCGGCATTGAGCAGCTTGGAAATGGGGCAATTCTGCTTGGCCTCCTCGGCTAGGCGGCGCAGTTCGGCTTCCTCGATGCCGGGCACGCTGGCGGTGAGCGCAAGGTCGGAGCGGCTGACCTTGAAGCCCGCGCCGTCCTGGTCGAGCTTCACCTTGGCTTCGGTCTCGAGATTGCCCTCATTGTGCCCGGCGCCGGCCAGCGCGAAGCTCAACGCCATGGTGAAGCAGCTGGCATGGGCGGCGGCGATCAGTTCCTCGGGATTGGTCCCGGGTTCGCCCTCGAAGCGGGTGTTGAAGCCGTAGCGGCTGTCCTTGAGCACGCCCGACTGGGTGGAGATCCACCCCTTGCCGGTCTTGCCCATGCCTTCGTAGCGCGCGGTGGCGGTGCGGGTGATCATGCGATGTTCGTCCTTTTTTCGAAACTCGCATGATCAACCCCGCGCCCGCCCCGCGGTTGCAAGGCGCCTAGCGAAGGCCCGGCTTGTCGAGCGAAAGCTGGGACAGCGGGATCACCGTGACCTCGCCGAACTGCTTGCGGAGGTCGTCGGCGAACAGCTTGGCATCGCCGACGATCACCGTGGTGGTGCCGGCCGGGGCGAGCAGGCCGCGCGCGACCTCGCCCGCCTGTGCCGGGGTCACGGCCCGGACCGAGGTCATGTAACGCCCGATCTCGGACGGGCTGACGCCGTTCTGGACATAGCCCGCGACGATGTCACCAAGCCCCTCGACCGTTTCGAGCTGACGCCCGAAGCCGCCGGTGATGAAGGCCTGGCGGGTGCCCAGTTCGGCGGCCGGGATCGGTTCCGCGCCAAGCCGCTTCATCTCGTCGAGGATGATTCCCAGCACTTCGGGCGCCGAGGCATTCTTGGTCTGCACCGCGACGACCACCGCGCCAGCCCTGCGACCGGCGGACAGGCCGCTGTTGGCGCCATAGGACAGGCCCCGCTTGATCCGGATCTCGCGGTTGAGGCGCGCGCTGTAGCCGCCGCCGAGCACGGCATTGGCGAGCATCGCTTCGTAATAGCGCGGATCGGCGCGTTGCACGGTTTCCTTGGCGACCGCGACCGCCGCCTGGCTTGAGCCCGGCATGTCGATCACCACCACCTTGCCCTTGAGCGGCGCCTCGCCGGCGGCGGGACGAGCGCTGGCCGCCGCGGCGAGCGGGGCAGCGGCGCGCCACGACCCGAAGGTCTGCTCGGCCAGTTGCTGCGCGCGAGCGGGCGAGATGTCGCCGCTCAGGATCAGTACGCTCTGGTCCGGGCGAAGGGTCTGGCGGGCCGCCGCGATCACGTCGGCGCGGGTGATGGCCTTGAGCGAATCGGGGGTCCCGCCGGCCGGTGAGCCGTAGGACCCGGTGCCGAAGATCGCCCGCGCCGCCGCAAGCCGCGACAGGGCGCCGGGGTTCTGGAGGGCAAGGGTGGCACCGTCGACCGCCTGGCCGCGGGCGCGTTCGACCTCGTCAGGCGCGAAGGCGGCGTTGGCGGCGACATCGGCCATGATCTCGAGCGCGGCCGGGAGATTGGCGCTGCGGACGACTAGTCCCAGTTCCATGCCCTCGTTGCCGGCGCCCGTCCCGAACTGCCCGCCGAAAGCCTCGATCGAGGCCGCGATCTGGTCGGCGCTGCGGGTGGCCGTACCCTTGGTCAGAAGGTTCGCGGCAAGCTGGTGGACACCCGCCTTGCCGTCCGGGTCGGCGGTGCTTCCGCCAAGCGACACCAGGCTGGCGCTGACCAGGGGGAGGTTGGTGCGCGGCACGGTGATGACGGTGAGCCCGTTGGCGAGCCTGGCGGTGACCGGCTGGGGAACAGTGACCGCGACCGGGGCCGCAGGCTCGGGCGGGCGGACGCGCTCGGCTTCGCTTGCGGGCTGGACCACCTTGATCCCCGCCGGCGCCTTGAGCGGCGTCGTGACCACGGTCGGGGCGAGCGCGATCCTGTCGCCGCTGCTCGCGGTAACGCCGCTGGCGGCCGGCAGGTAGCGGATGGTGACCGCGCTGCCGAGGTCGAGATATTTCTTCGCGACCCGCTGGACGTCGGCGGGGGTGACCCGGGCCAGCGCGGCGAGGCGCTTGTCGGCGGCGCGCGGGTCGCCTTCGATGATCACGCCGGTGGCGAGGAGGTTGCCCTTGCCCTCCACCGTTTCGCGTTCCTTGAGCGCGCTGGTCAGGAGTTCGTTGCGCGCTTCGGTCAGTTCGGCGGCGGTGACCGGCTCGCTCGCCATCCGCGCCAGTTCGCGGCGCAGCACGGCTTCGACCTCGGGAACGGTCTTGCCGCCGGCAAGGATGGCAAAAGGCGCCATCACGCCGGTCCCCTGCTTGTCGTCGATGAAGACCGAGGCGTCGGTGGCGAGGCGAGACCGCACCAGCGCCTGGTTGAAGCGGCTGCTGTCGCCGCTCGCCAGGACGGCCTGCAGCAGCTCGAGCGCGGGCATGTCCGGCGATGTGGCCGAGGGCAGGAGGAAGCTCATCACCAGTGCCGGGAGCGGGGTGTTGGGCTCGGTCACGGTATAGCTGCGCGCGGCGGTGCGGGCCGGCTCGGCCATCGTCACCCGCGGAATGGCGCCAGCGGGGCGCTTGATCGGCGCG
Coding sequences within it:
- the nhaA gene encoding Na+/H+ antiporter NhaA, with amino-acid sequence MAGPAHNSERTAGLLLMGAAALALLIANSPLAEAYHLLLETDVGPLTVHYWIADALMAIFFLLVGLEVKREWYDGQLATPEARKLPIIAAALGMAVPALVYKLTTGFDPALSSGWAIPAATDIAFALGLLALLGPRVPASIKVLLVTIAIIDDIGAVAIIAVFYTAEINMTALAISALLVGAMATLNLFGVRRLWPYLLLFPLLWLAVFQSGIHATIAGVVAALTIPLGRGEAVSPLKKLEHKLHPLVMFGIVPLFGLASAGVTLAGLDELLRPLPLGVATGLFVGKQLGVFGAIWIADRTGLARKPEALRWAHVYGAALLCGVGFTMSLFIGELAFDEYMLVEEAKIGTLLGSILSGIAGYIVLALAKPIGESERDRDEAAEIFGEDADEDPTVCNDPYAPPVLPPR
- a CDS encoding OsmC family protein, with the protein product MITRTATARYEGMGKTGKGWISTQSGVLKDSRYGFNTRFEGEPGTNPEELIAAAHASCFTMALSFALAGAGHNEGNLETEAKVKLDQDGAGFKVSRSDLALTASVPGIEEAELRRLAEEAKQNCPISKLLNAEMTLDVTVG
- a CDS encoding M16 family metallopeptidase; its protein translation is MPSSTRLLAALLLAGTAVQALPAAAQTTNAIPALDYTERKLANGLRVYALRDTASPNVSVQVWYDVGSKDDPRGRSGFAHLFEHLMFKATRNMVPEQMDRMTEDVGGFNNASTADDYTNYYETVPANHLQRLLWAEADRMGSLVVDDANFKPERDVVKEELRTGLARPYGKLFQHYIPLTSYQRHPYARPGIGSIEELDAATIGDVRAFHATYYRPDNAVLVVSGNFDPADLNRWVDSYFAPIKRPAGAIPRVTMAEPARTAARSYTVTEPNTPLPALVMSFLLPSATSPDMPALELLQAVLASGDSSRFNQALVRSRLATDASVFIDDKQGTGVMAPFAILAGGKTVPEVEAVLRRELARMASEPVTAAELTEARNELLTSALKERETVEGKGNLLATGVIIEGDPRAADKRLAALARVTPADVQRVAKKYLDLGSAVTIRYLPAASGVTASSGDRIALAPTVVTTPLKAPAGIKVVQPASEAERVRPPEPAAPVAVTVPQPVTARLANGLTVITVPRTNLPLVSASLVSLGGSTADPDGKAGVHQLAANLLTKGTATRSADQIAASIEAFGGQFGTGAGNEGMELGLVVRSANLPAALEIMADVAANAAFAPDEVERARGQAVDGATLALQNPGALSRLAAARAIFGTGSYGSPAGGTPDSLKAITRADVIAAARQTLRPDQSVLILSGDISPARAQQLAEQTFGSWRAAAPLAAAASARPAAGEAPLKGKVVVIDMPGSSQAAVAVAKETVQRADPRYYEAMLANAVLGGGYSARLNREIRIKRGLSYGANSGLSAGRRAGAVVVAVQTKNASAPEVLGIILDEMKRLGAEPIPAAELGTRQAFITGGFGRQLETVEGLGDIVAGYVQNGVSPSEIGRYMTSVRAVTPAQAGEVARGLLAPAGTTTVIVGDAKLFADDLRKQFGEVTVIPLSQLSLDKPGLR